A region from the Brachyspira hampsonii genome encodes:
- a CDS encoding peptidyl-prolyl cis-trans isomerase, whose protein sequence is MSSNKKFVPKKKSPVIKTLQWLGVSAVSILLIVYFLVVDTRGSQKTPTIGSVNGKPIYYTSTSPYGIAFKQIESYYQQLGIQINNEMYKYIEDLAFRRAVSTILLNDIARKNINVSDNFIVEAMKSEFIDTNGVYNQMAYESFIKNSTQADKLRIEKDLREEILSQTISSELFTSVKINPLDIQKEYKRNFTKRDIEMAYIDAAAIVQANEIASNDLEKYFNDNKTNFAQADISWIVLESGGVADNLYKTLKDDITLFEKTALEKSIASNNYKLGYVTRMQLPTEDFANKIFADNKGQKLLEPIYANGYYYIVLVNDIRLPEKYNDVNPEVLKREYLNANINTLLEAEKTKQAEVLKAAVTGINNLAALNGNGYIKYYKPAAPFSYNQGRLNTAEGTIIPDSSTESFYMHVFSMQTNQISDVIKLDNGVAVIRLVSEEKPKTADLNAININTIKRQRINNIQLEWENEHIQEARVKKHNIR, encoded by the coding sequence ATGTCATCTAATAAAAAATTTGTACCTAAAAAGAAAAGCCCGGTAATAAAAACTTTACAATGGCTAGGAGTATCTGCTGTTTCTATACTTTTAATAGTTTATTTTTTGGTAGTTGATACAAGGGGAAGCCAAAAAACTCCTACTATAGGTTCAGTTAATGGAAAACCTATATATTACACAAGTACTAGTCCTTATGGCATAGCTTTTAAGCAGATAGAAAGTTATTATCAGCAATTAGGAATACAAATAAATAATGAAATGTATAAGTATATAGAAGATTTGGCATTTAGAAGAGCTGTTTCTACTATATTGTTAAATGATATAGCAAGAAAAAACATCAATGTAAGCGATAATTTTATAGTTGAAGCTATGAAAAGTGAATTTATAGATACTAATGGTGTTTATAATCAAATGGCTTATGAATCATTCATTAAAAACTCTACTCAGGCTGATAAATTAAGAATAGAAAAGGATTTGAGAGAGGAGATATTATCACAAACAATTTCTTCTGAGCTTTTTACAAGTGTTAAAATAAATCCTCTTGATATTCAAAAAGAATATAAAAGAAATTTTACTAAAAGAGATATAGAGATGGCTTATATAGATGCTGCTGCAATAGTACAGGCTAATGAAATAGCTTCTAATGATTTGGAGAAATATTTTAATGATAATAAAACCAATTTTGCACAGGCTGATATATCTTGGATAGTATTAGAAAGCGGCGGAGTGGCAGATAATTTATATAAGACTTTAAAAGATGATATAACTTTATTTGAAAAAACTGCTTTAGAAAAAAGTATCGCTAGTAATAATTATAAATTAGGTTATGTTACTAGAATGCAGCTTCCTACCGAAGATTTTGCTAATAAGATATTTGCTGATAATAAAGGACAAAAATTACTTGAGCCTATATATGCAAATGGATATTATTACATAGTTCTTGTTAATGATATAAGGCTTCCAGAAAAATACAATGATGTTAATCCTGAAGTATTGAAAAGAGAATATTTAAATGCCAATATTAATACTCTTTTAGAAGCTGAAAAAACAAAACAAGCTGAGGTATTAAAAGCTGCAGTTACCGGCATTAATAATCTAGCAGCTTTAAATGGAAACGGATATATCAAATATTATAAACCAGCAGCACCTTTCTCTTATAATCAAGGAAGATTAAATACAGCTGAAGGAACTATTATACCTGACTCTTCAACTGAATCTTTCTATATGCATGTATTCTCTATGCAAACTAATCAAATAAGTGATGTTATAAAATTAGATAATGGTGTGGCTGTTATAAGATTAGTTTCTGAAGAAAAGCCAAAGACTGCTGATTTAAATGCTATTAATATAAATACTATTAAAAGACAGAGAATTAATAATATTCAATTAGAATGGGAAAATGAACATATACAAGAAGCTAGAGTGAAAAAACATAATATAAGATAA
- a CDS encoding DMT family protein: MKAITTILLLIMSNTFMTFAWYGHLKFSEIKGFEKLSLPIIILISWGIALFEYCFQVPANRIGFQGNGGPFSLMQLKVMQEVITLTIFTIFTVVFFKTETLRINHFIGFLCLILAVFFIFKK, translated from the coding sequence ATGAAAGCCATAACAACTATATTACTTCTTATTATGTCAAATACATTTATGACATTTGCTTGGTACGGACATTTAAAATTCAGCGAGATAAAAGGCTTTGAAAAACTATCACTTCCTATAATTATATTAATAAGCTGGGGTATTGCTTTATTTGAATACTGTTTTCAGGTTCCGGCAAATAGAATAGGGTTTCAAGGTAATGGAGGACCTTTCTCATTAATGCAGCTTAAAGTTATGCAGGAAGTTATTACATTAACTATATTTACTATTTTTACTGTAGTATTTTTTAAAACAGAAACTTTAAGAATAAATCATTTTATAGGTTTTTTATGTTTGATATTAGCAGTATTCTTTATTTTTAAGAAATAG
- a CDS encoding methyl-accepting chemotaxis protein yields the protein MNDKKKKYVLMLKFLLPFAAFIIVMVVALMLYFIPMYEIEFALEIESNMYKNETSVTTWLNYYYSQIEVLAAYCKYETDYTQMLDSFKELESIKEEIKNIHFSGTVSYKDGGLLVIVYGDNIEGFDQTTREWYIEAKKNPSKIFISSPYIDAESKETVITVSKGVTLNGTFIGVIGIDISFKKISELLLSNSDSKYYISLEDGQFVTYSDNSLLFNKQRTIYTELNAPRLNGTDYAFNISKSKWTAVYDIPNTPWLLVGNGSSSYLNNKITTLSIIMVVVAIGFLLIEFILVMLNVTPLSQTLDRAIDVIKNMTDKHFNAVFEDKLLNKSDQTGVLVNSIQDMQKSLGNSIHSLQDSLNFINNEIDTVADGSTNLSDRTNTQASSLEELSSLIESLSSSLDETNIQSNDAKDMSVKVADATKVGVESSSEIINSMNEISESSKKISEMTKLIQSIAFQTNILALNAAVEAARAGDQGKGFAVVASEIRSLAQNVDETAKNITDTINDALAKVDVGNKAVENSSKILADIESLAQDMLNKLTSISERAVIEADSINQINVSVRQLNSITGENSDLAEANASSAKEVRAKIEDMVDQINNFKF from the coding sequence ATGAATGATAAGAAAAAGAAGTATGTATTAATGCTTAAATTTTTACTTCCGTTTGCTGCGTTTATAATAGTTATGGTTGTAGCATTGATGTTATATTTTATACCTATGTACGAAATAGAATTTGCCTTAGAGATAGAATCTAATATGTATAAGAATGAAACATCAGTTACTACTTGGCTTAATTATTATTATTCACAAATAGAAGTTTTAGCAGCATATTGTAAATATGAAACAGATTATACTCAAATGCTTGATTCTTTTAAAGAATTAGAAAGTATAAAAGAAGAGATTAAAAATATACATTTCAGCGGAACAGTATCATATAAAGACGGAGGATTATTGGTAATAGTATACGGAGATAATATAGAAGGATTTGACCAAACTACTAGAGAATGGTATATAGAAGCCAAAAAAAATCCTTCTAAAATATTTATTAGCTCCCCGTATATAGATGCTGAAAGTAAAGAAACAGTTATAACTGTATCAAAAGGTGTAACATTAAACGGAACTTTTATAGGAGTAATTGGCATAGATATATCTTTCAAGAAAATATCAGAGCTTTTACTTAGTAATAGTGACAGCAAATATTATATATCATTAGAAGATGGACAGTTTGTTACATATTCAGATAACTCTTTACTTTTTAATAAACAAAGAACTATATATACAGAACTTAATGCTCCTAGACTTAATGGAACAGATTATGCTTTTAATATTAGTAAATCCAAATGGACAGCTGTATATGATATACCAAATACTCCTTGGCTTTTAGTAGGAAATGGAAGTTCATCTTATCTTAATAATAAAATAACTACACTTTCTATTATAATGGTTGTAGTTGCTATAGGATTTTTATTGATTGAGTTTATACTTGTCATGCTGAATGTTACTCCATTATCTCAGACTTTAGATAGAGCTATAGATGTTATTAAAAATATGACAGATAAGCATTTCAATGCTGTATTTGAAGATAAGTTATTAAACAAATCAGACCAAACTGGGGTTTTAGTTAATTCTATACAGGATATGCAGAAATCTCTTGGTAACTCTATACATTCTTTGCAGGATTCTCTGAATTTTATTAATAATGAAATAGATACTGTTGCTGACGGAAGTACAAATTTATCCGACAGAACTAACACTCAGGCTTCTTCTCTTGAGGAATTATCCAGTTTGATAGAATCTCTATCATCATCTCTTGATGAAACAAATATTCAGTCTAATGACGCTAAGGATATGAGTGTAAAAGTGGCAGATGCTACAAAAGTAGGGGTAGAATCATCTTCAGAAATTATAAATAGTATGAATGAAATATCTGAATCTAGTAAAAAGATATCAGAGATGACAAAACTTATACAATCTATTGCTTTTCAGACAAATATATTAGCATTAAATGCAGCGGTAGAAGCGGCAAGAGCAGGGGATCAGGGTAAAGGTTTTGCGGTGGTAGCAAGCGAGATACGATCTCTTGCTCAGAATGTAGATGAAACGGCTAAAAATATCACAGATACTATTAATGATGCTTTGGCTAAAGTAGATGTAGGAAACAAAGCTGTAGAAAATTCTTCTAAAATACTTGCTGATATTGAATCTTTAGCACAGGATATGCTTAATAAATTGACTTCTATATCAGAACGGGCTGTAATAGAAGCCGACAGTATTAATCAGATAAATGTTTCTGTGAGACAGCTTAATTCTATTACAGGAGAAAATAGTGATTTAGCAGAGGCAAATGCTAGTTCGGCAAAAGAAGTTAGAGCAAAAATAGAAGATATGGTTGATCAGATTAATAATTTTAAGTTTTAA
- a CDS encoding PTS transporter subunit IIABC — MKDKIFGVLQRVGRSFMLPIAVLPVAGLFLGIGSSLTNTTMLETYNLMGILGPGTIAYDILSVLSEAGNIIFGNLPIIFAMSVAIGMAKKEKEVAALSGAIAFFVMHASIGKMIQVMGGAEKLLAGSTTNVVGILSLQMGVFGGIIVGLGVAALHNKYYNIELPQVLSFFGGTRFVPIISSIVFLVVGILMYYVWPPVQVVMNKLGDLIAGSGYIGTLFYGIIERALIPFGLHHVFYTPLWQTSLGGTMMIDGNLVEGAQNIFFAQLGSPTTTAFSVEATRFMTGKFPFMIFGLPGAALAMYKTSRPEKRQVVGALLFSAALTAMLTGITEPIEFTFIFVAPMFYAIHCVLAGISFMLMHILHVTVGMTFSGGFIDLLLFGIIQGNAKTNWVWIVIVGVVYFFVYYFLFSALIKKFDWKTPGREPDTEEPKLYRRSDVEAAKNAGKEGEVSPASKYEEAPLITAGLGGKKNISDVDCCATRLRITVFDASKVDDSLLKQSGAAGIIKKGNGIQVIYGPKVTVIKSRLEDYLHDPISDEEVSVNTANTAAEPVKQEEKKEEPVADKKSENKAAALVDKVYAPIQGNIVKLESVKDEAFSSGAMGKGIAIEPKEGKVYAPFDGIIETAFPTKHAIGLTSDKGVELLIHVGMDTVKLGGAHFISHIEEGQKIKKGDLLLEFNIEKIRGAGYPTLTPVIVTNSDDYSEVGITSASSVNAGDDLLDVKK; from the coding sequence ATGAAGGATAAAATTTTCGGTGTACTGCAAAGGGTAGGAAGATCGTTCATGCTTCCTATAGCTGTGCTTCCTGTTGCAGGTTTGTTTTTAGGTATAGGTAGTTCATTAACTAATACCACAATGCTTGAAACCTATAATTTAATGGGTATCTTGGGTCCGGGTACTATTGCCTATGATATATTATCAGTATTAAGCGAGGCTGGTAATATAATATTTGGAAACCTGCCTATTATATTTGCTATGAGCGTAGCTATAGGTATGGCAAAAAAAGAAAAAGAGGTAGCTGCTTTATCTGGAGCTATAGCATTTTTTGTAATGCATGCTTCTATAGGTAAAATGATACAAGTTATGGGCGGAGCTGAAAAACTTTTGGCTGGATCTACTACAAATGTTGTAGGTATATTATCACTTCAAATGGGTGTATTCGGCGGTATTATAGTAGGTCTTGGAGTAGCTGCTTTGCATAATAAATATTATAATATAGAGCTTCCTCAAGTATTATCATTTTTCGGCGGTACAAGATTTGTTCCTATAATATCTTCTATAGTATTTTTAGTAGTAGGTATATTAATGTATTATGTATGGCCTCCAGTACAGGTTGTTATGAATAAATTAGGAGACTTAATAGCTGGTTCTGGTTATATAGGTACTTTATTCTACGGTATAATAGAAAGAGCATTAATACCTTTCGGACTTCACCATGTATTCTATACTCCATTATGGCAGACTTCTTTGGGCGGTACTATGATGATAGACGGCAATTTGGTAGAAGGTGCTCAAAATATATTCTTTGCTCAGTTAGGCTCTCCTACAACAACTGCTTTCAGTGTTGAAGCTACTCGTTTTATGACTGGTAAATTCCCATTTATGATATTCGGTTTACCTGGTGCTGCTTTGGCTATGTATAAAACTTCAAGACCAGAAAAAAGACAGGTAGTAGGTGCTTTGCTTTTCTCTGCTGCTCTAACTGCTATGCTTACTGGTATTACTGAACCTATAGAGTTTACATTTATATTTGTAGCTCCTATGTTCTATGCTATTCACTGTGTACTTGCTGGTATATCTTTCATGCTTATGCATATACTTCATGTTACAGTAGGTATGACATTCTCTGGCGGTTTTATAGACTTATTATTATTCGGTATAATACAAGGCAATGCTAAAACTAATTGGGTATGGATAGTAATAGTAGGTGTTGTTTATTTCTTTGTTTACTATTTCTTATTCTCTGCTTTAATTAAAAAATTTGACTGGAAAACTCCAGGAAGAGAACCAGATACAGAAGAGCCTAAACTATATAGAAGATCTGATGTTGAAGCTGCTAAAAATGCTGGAAAAGAAGGCGAAGTATCTCCAGCCTCTAAATATGAAGAAGCTCCATTAATAACAGCAGGACTTGGCGGAAAGAAAAATATAAGCGATGTAGACTGCTGTGCTACAAGACTTCGTATAACAGTATTTGATGCTTCTAAAGTAGATGATTCTCTATTAAAACAAAGCGGTGCTGCTGGTATCATCAAAAAAGGTAATGGAATACAGGTAATATACGGACCTAAAGTTACTGTAATAAAATCAAGACTTGAAGATTATTTGCATGATCCTATAAGCGATGAAGAAGTATCTGTTAATACTGCAAATACCGCAGCAGAACCAGTAAAACAGGAAGAAAAGAAAGAAGAACCTGTAGCAGATAAAAAATCTGAAAATAAGGCAGCAGCTTTGGTAGATAAAGTATATGCTCCTATACAAGGTAATATAGTAAAATTAGAAAGTGTTAAAGATGAGGCATTTTCAAGCGGTGCTATGGGTAAAGGCATAGCTATTGAACCTAAAGAAGGCAAAGTATATGCTCCTTTTGACGGTATAATAGAAACAGCTTTCCCAACAAAACATGCTATAGGATTAACTTCTGATAAAGGAGTTGAACTTCTTATACATGTTGGTATGGATACCGTGAAATTGGGCGGTGCTCACTTTATTTCACATATAGAAGAAGGTCAAAAGATTAAGAAAGGTGATTTATTATTGGAATTTAATATAGAAAAGATAAGAGGAGCAGGATATCCTACACTTACTCCTGTTATAGTAACAAATTCTGATGATTATTCAGAAGTTGGTATTACAAGTGCTTCTTCTGTAAATGCAGGCGATGATTTGCTTGATGTTAAAAAATAA
- a CDS encoding SPL family radical SAM protein, with amino-acid sequence MIKYREINCKSALNKVDNEYGFCYDLNIYRGCLHKCYYCFAVYSHKYINSKDFFGEIFVKKNIAEVLEKELSSRNWKRDIINLGSVTDNYQEAEKDYKLMRDVLKLLIKYKTPMCISTKSDLILRDFDLIDELSSIVPVRIATTITALDEKLSSLIEPNVISPERRLNILKEFKKTKAITAVHTMPVMPFITENEVENIFKKVKEYNIDYCAADVLKLRGECRKIYLNFVRQTFPEHYKKYLYIYGTDGLLKDEYKEKLYSKIEALEEKYNITYKTKEELNTEDSVYNRYKNKVMEEEPSLF; translated from the coding sequence ATGATTAAATACAGAGAGATTAACTGCAAATCAGCTTTAAATAAAGTAGATAATGAATATGGATTCTGTTATGATTTGAATATTTACAGAGGCTGTCTTCATAAATGCTATTATTGTTTTGCTGTATATTCTCATAAATATATTAATTCAAAAGATTTTTTCGGTGAAATATTTGTAAAAAAGAATATTGCAGAAGTTTTAGAAAAAGAATTATCATCAAGAAATTGGAAGAGAGATATAATTAATCTAGGAAGCGTTACAGACAATTATCAAGAAGCAGAAAAAGATTATAAACTTATGAGAGATGTTTTAAAACTCTTAATAAAATATAAGACACCAATGTGCATATCCACAAAAAGCGATTTGATATTGAGAGATTTTGATTTGATAGATGAGCTTTCAAGTATAGTACCTGTAAGAATAGCGACAACTATAACAGCATTAGATGAGAAATTATCTTCTCTAATAGAGCCTAATGTTATAAGCCCAGAGAGAAGATTAAATATATTAAAAGAGTTTAAAAAAACAAAAGCTATAACAGCAGTTCATACTATGCCTGTCATGCCTTTTATTACTGAAAATGAAGTAGAAAATATTTTTAAAAAAGTTAAAGAATATAATATAGACTATTGTGCGGCAGATGTACTTAAATTAAGAGGTGAATGCAGAAAAATATATTTAAACTTTGTGAGACAAACATTTCCAGAGCATTATAAAAAATATTTGTACATTTACGGAACTGACGGACTTCTTAAAGATGAATATAAAGAAAAACTATACTCAAAAATAGAAGCGTTAGAAGAAAAATATAATATCACATACAAAACTAAAGAGGAACTCAATACAGAAGACAGTGTTTATAACAGATATAAAAATAAAGTTATGGAAGAAGAGCCTAGCTTATTTTAA
- a CDS encoding RtcB family protein has product MIELKGKYNKDCKIFTDNIDEESYSLIYNILNEKASENVKVRIMPDTHIGKGIVIGFTMPLTDRVNPFHIGVDIGCGMLTSKLNDNIKNIGLEKIDKTIKQNIPMGFKTHKKSNYSFFNFKELNEIMRNFIIGYNKRYNTNFAIFEIDNDYIEKLCQRIEMDLEKFHNSIGTLGGGNHFIEIGTSINNDYFLTIHSGSRNFGTMVCEYHVRNNKKRIEEAKDFLNSANDANDKTTKEYYEYNEIVRSGDYIYGKAMFDYCIDMVISQYYAKINREAMLNIIKDSLNIKLEDTFSSIHNFIDFEDFIIRKGAIRSYKGEKIIIPFNMRDGILICEGKSNEDWNFSAPHGAGRVLSRIQARKQIDMKDFIESMKGIYSSSISKNTLDEAPQAYKDSKEIEKLIMPTADIIDRLKPVLNIKAS; this is encoded by the coding sequence ATGATAGAGTTAAAAGGAAAATACAATAAAGACTGCAAAATATTTACTGACAATATCGATGAAGAATCTTATTCTTTGATTTATAATATTTTAAATGAAAAAGCAAGCGAAAATGTGAAAGTTAGGATAATGCCGGACACTCATATTGGAAAGGGTATAGTAATAGGTTTTACAATGCCTTTAACTGATAGAGTAAATCCTTTTCATATAGGCGTTGATATAGGCTGCGGAATGCTTACTTCAAAATTAAATGATAATATAAAAAATATTGGGCTTGAAAAAATTGATAAAACTATAAAACAAAATATTCCTATGGGTTTTAAAACTCATAAAAAAAGTAATTATTCATTTTTTAATTTTAAAGAATTAAATGAAATTATGAGAAACTTTATTATAGGTTATAATAAAAGATATAATACAAACTTTGCCATATTTGAGATAGATAATGATTACATAGAAAAATTATGCCAAAGAATAGAAATGGATTTAGAAAAATTTCACAACTCTATAGGAACATTAGGAGGAGGAAATCATTTTATAGAAATAGGAACCTCCATTAATAATGATTACTTTCTCACTATACATTCAGGCTCAAGAAATTTCGGCACAATGGTATGCGAATATCATGTAAGAAACAATAAAAAAAGAATAGAAGAAGCAAAAGATTTTTTAAATAGTGCAAATGATGCTAATGATAAAACAACAAAAGAATATTATGAGTATAATGAAATAGTAAGAAGCGGAGATTATATATACGGCAAAGCTATGTTTGACTACTGCATTGATATGGTAATATCTCAGTATTATGCAAAAATAAACCGAGAGGCTATGCTTAACATTATAAAAGATTCTCTTAATATAAAATTAGAAGATACTTTTTCATCTATACATAATTTTATAGATTTTGAAGATTTTATAATAAGAAAAGGTGCCATAAGAAGTTATAAGGGAGAAAAAATTATAATTCCTTTTAACATGCGGGACGGTATACTAATATGCGAAGGAAAAAGCAATGAAGATTGGAATTTTTCAGCACCTCATGGAGCTGGAAGAGTGCTTTCAAGAATACAGGCAAGAAAACAAATAGATATGAAAGATTTTATTGAATCTATGAAAGGTATTTATTCAAGCAGCATATCAAAAAATACTTTAGATGAAGCTCCTCAGGCATATAAAGATTCAAAGGAAATAGAAAAATTAATAATGCCTACAGCAGATATAATAGACAGATTAAAACCTGTACTCAATATAAAAGCCTCTTAA
- a CDS encoding ankyrin repeat domain-containing protein: MKRIKVLKTILLISLLSIIFIISCKKKEEASVSISNNSVYVSNPDNIYHKTYTNVVKVQGKYVSMNSAFSYGNRKEGEYSEDYDIFEAIENHSLKRVQELIEDGGDIDESYYGDDSIYSDFMNDSYSANGATPLIFAVFYRDLGIMKYLLDNGADPYVKDDDGWNAFLWACGTGNVDVIKMLVQADPDVVNSKNIYDANGLHMAALNDNVEVFEYLVRDLGMDINSTDEDGDGVLYYASEDEAIEKLKELGAEE; this comes from the coding sequence ATGAAAAGAATAAAAGTGTTAAAAACTATATTGTTAATTTCTTTATTATCAATTATTTTTATTATATCATGCAAGAAAAAAGAAGAGGCTAGTGTAAGCATAAGCAATAATTCTGTGTATGTAAGTAATCCTGATAATATTTATCATAAAACTTATACTAATGTTGTAAAGGTTCAGGGTAAATATGTTAGTATGAATTCTGCTTTTTCTTACGGCAATAGAAAAGAAGGAGAATACAGCGAGGACTATGATATATTTGAGGCTATAGAAAATCATAGTTTAAAAAGAGTACAGGAATTAATAGAAGATGGCGGAGATATTGATGAGTCTTATTATGGAGATGATAGCATATACAGCGATTTTATGAATGACAGCTATTCTGCTAATGGTGCTACGCCTTTGATATTTGCCGTATTTTACAGAGATTTGGGTATAATGAAATATTTACTTGATAATGGGGCAGACCCTTATGTAAAAGATGATGACGGCTGGAATGCTTTTTTATGGGCTTGCGGTACTGGAAATGTTGATGTTATAAAAATGCTTGTACAGGCTGATCCTGATGTGGTAAACTCTAAAAATATTTATGATGCAAACGGTCTTCATATGGCTGCTTTGAATGACAATGTAGAAGTGTTTGAATATTTGGTTAGGGATTTGGGTATGGATATAAACAGTACAGATGAAGACGGAGACGGAGTTTTATATTATGCTTCTGAAGATGAGGCTATAGAAAAGTTAAAAGAATTAGGTGCAGAGGAATGA
- a CDS encoding ankyrin repeat domain-containing protein: protein MKRIKVLKTILLIYLLSMIFIISCKKKEESSVSISNNSVYVSNPDNIYHKTYTNVVKIQGKYVSMNSAFSYGNRKEGEYSEDYDIFEAIENHSLKRVMELIGEGEDINQTYSGEIKYSDFFNDYYYLDGATPLMFAIFYRDLGIMKYLLDKGADPYTKDDYPYNWNAFLWACGTGNVDVIKMLVQYDSDVVNSKNMYDANGLHMAALNDNVEVFEYLVRDLCFDINSTDEDGDGVLYYADEDEAIEKLKELGAEE, encoded by the coding sequence ATGAAAAGAATAAAAGTGTTAAAAACTATATTATTAATTTATTTATTATCAATGATTTTTATTATATCATGCAAGAAAAAAGAGGAGTCTAGTGTAAGTATAAGTAATAATTCTGTGTATGTAAGTAATCCTGATAATATTTACCATAAAACTTATACTAATGTTGTAAAGATACAGGGTAAATATGTTAGTATGAATTCTGCTTTTTCTTACGGCAATAGAAAAGAAGGAGAATACAGCGAGGACTATGATATATTTGAGGCTATAGAAAATCATAGCTTAAAAAGAGTAATGGAATTAATAGGAGAAGGTGAAGATATAAATCAAACTTATAGCGGTGAGATAAAATATAGCGATTTTTTCAATGATTATTATTATCTTGACGGAGCTACTCCTTTAATGTTTGCTATATTTTATAGAGATTTGGGTATAATGAAATATTTGCTTGATAAAGGTGCTGATCCTTATACTAAAGATGATTACCCTTACAATTGGAATGCCTTTTTATGGGCTTGCGGTACTGGAAATGTTGATGTTATAAAAATGCTTGTGCAGTATGATTCTGATGTTGTAAACTCTAAAAATATGTATGATGCAAATGGGCTTCATATGGCTGCTTTGAATGACAATGTAGAAGTGTTTGAATATTTGGTTAGGGATTTATGTTTTGATATAAACAGTACAGATGAGGACGGTGATGGAGTTTTATATTATGCTGATGAAGATGAAGCAATAGAGAAGTTAAAGGAATTAGGGGCAGAAGAGTAA
- the atpG gene encoding ATP synthase F1 subunit gamma, translated as MAEKLNVLKARIKAVSSTHKITKTMDMIARSRTAKILTVEQGMRPFTQKLNRIVEDLSHSDMDHVHPLLAPKKKIKNIILFVVTSSRGLCGSYNTKIFDEAMERIRHHHRHGREVQLHVLGKKGEVYFEKQGIPIARKYPRIDEESTFDDCATVVQRFMHEYAVDNASRVEVIYTRYYTRVVHIPKIKSLIPMIPDEEDIEGHKIKKKLEYVIEPNVEDVLKEVVPMAIKTYFYFMLTSSFLSENAERSVAMRNATDNAERLLTDLKNKANRARQEHITNELLDIIGGSEAI; from the coding sequence ATGGCAGAGAAACTTAATGTATTAAAAGCAAGAATTAAAGCCGTATCAAGTACGCATAAAATAACTAAAACAATGGATATGATAGCAAGATCCAGAACTGCTAAAATTCTTACAGTAGAACAAGGTATGCGTCCTTTTACTCAAAAATTAAACAGAATAGTAGAAGATCTTTCGCATTCTGATATGGATCATGTTCATCCTTTGCTTGCACCAAAGAAGAAAATAAAAAATATAATACTTTTTGTTGTAACTTCTTCAAGAGGATTATGCGGTTCTTATAATACAAAGATTTTTGATGAGGCTATGGAAAGAATCAGACATCATCATAGACATGGCAGAGAGGTTCAGCTTCATGTACTTGGAAAAAAAGGGGAAGTTTATTTTGAAAAGCAGGGTATACCAATAGCTAGAAAATATCCTCGTATAGATGAAGAATCTACTTTTGATGATTGTGCTACAGTAGTTCAGCGTTTCATGCATGAATATGCAGTTGATAATGCTTCTAGGGTAGAGGTTATATATACTAGGTATTATACTAGAGTTGTACATATACCTAAAATTAAAAGTTTGATTCCCATGATACCTGATGAGGAAGATATTGAGGGACATAAAATTAAGAAAAAATTAGAATATGTAATAGAGCCTAATGTAGAAGATGTACTTAAAGAAGTTGTCCCTATGGCTATTAAAACATATTTCTATTTTATGCTTACTAGTTCTTTTTTGTCTGAAAATGCTGAAAGATCTGTGGCTATGAGAAATGCTACTGACAATGCTGAAAGATTATTAACAGACCTTAAAAATAAAGCTAACAGAGCCAGACAGGAACATATTACTAATGAGCTTCTTGATATTATAGGCGGTTCTGAGGCTATATAA